The Leptospira bouyouniensis genome has a segment encoding these proteins:
- the pgsB gene encoding poly-gamma-glutamate synthase PgsB: MKPNATLFFLILLLLIIYYTIEVILHKKTLKKFKHRIHVNGTRGKSSVTRLIRAGLSSSGFSVFAKTTGTLARMIFPDGSETSISRFGKPSILEQIQILKKANSAGANIVVLECMALEPRYQWASEGQILQSDIGVITNIREDHLEVMGPQLLDVAKTLLSACPINGTLVVGPNQFEEEILEVCLDRNTNPILIKEEEIESITDEEIVKFPYWEHKENVYVALKVCTLLGIDRKQALDAMWKVNPDPGALSVLPIHFFGKEFVYVNAMAANDPNSTNLIWKSILNRYPEIKKRFILFHTRDDRPERTKQLTKEFANWGNYDAVILIGTSTSLAFKYLKSFSNADIPIYVWEHLSLDGIFESLLSILPKQSLVFGIGNIVGLGMDLSLYLKNRSEQTYE; this comes from the coding sequence ATGAAACCAAATGCCACTTTATTTTTCCTCATTCTTTTGCTTTTGATCATTTATTACACAATCGAAGTTATTTTACACAAAAAGACATTAAAAAAATTCAAACATAGAATCCATGTCAATGGTACAAGAGGAAAATCGAGTGTAACAAGATTAATACGAGCAGGTCTCTCTTCTTCGGGATTTTCTGTTTTTGCAAAAACAACTGGCACACTCGCAAGAATGATTTTCCCAGATGGTTCCGAAACATCCATATCCAGATTCGGAAAACCTTCAATCCTCGAACAAATCCAAATTTTAAAAAAAGCAAATTCAGCAGGTGCTAATATTGTAGTTTTGGAATGTATGGCTTTGGAACCACGTTACCAATGGGCGAGTGAAGGACAAATATTACAATCGGATATTGGAGTCATCACAAACATCAGGGAAGACCATTTGGAAGTAATGGGACCTCAACTTTTGGATGTCGCCAAAACATTATTATCAGCTTGTCCCATCAATGGAACTCTCGTAGTTGGACCAAATCAATTCGAAGAAGAAATTCTAGAAGTTTGTTTGGATCGAAATACAAATCCAATCTTAATCAAAGAAGAAGAAATTGAATCCATAACAGATGAAGAAATAGTAAAATTCCCATACTGGGAACACAAAGAAAATGTTTATGTTGCTCTAAAAGTATGTACATTACTTGGGATCGACAGAAAACAAGCTTTAGATGCAATGTGGAAAGTTAATCCTGATCCAGGTGCCCTTTCCGTTTTACCAATTCATTTTTTTGGCAAGGAGTTTGTGTATGTCAACGCAATGGCTGCAAATGATCCGAATAGTACAAATCTCATTTGGAAATCTATTTTAAATAGATACCCAGAAATCAAAAAACGTTTCATCTTATTCCACACAAGAGACGACAGACCCGAACGCACAAAACAGTTAACGAAAGAATTTGCCAATTGGGGTAATTATGATGCAGTGATTTTAATTGGTACTTCTACTTCCTTAGCCTTCAAATATTTAAAAAGTTTTTCCAATGCAGATATTCCCATTTATGTTTGGGAACATTTGAGTTTAGACGGAATCTTTGAATCTTTACTCTCTATACTTCCTAAACAATCATTGGTTTTTGGAATTGGTAATATTGTTGGACTCGGAATGGATTTGTCTTTATATCTGAAAAATAGGTCAGAACAAACATATGAATGA
- the pgsC gene encoding poly-gamma-glutamate biosynthesis protein PgsC, giving the protein MNEILPLSIGLSLVISLIFSELFGILGTGLVVPGYLALSLNHPKNIALTFLIAFLSFICVEILSNFLLIFGKRKIVFILLFGYFFGYLLNYQILPEIDLNYLSEVRGIGFIIPGLIAVWYERQGVLETTSVLILAAIFVKILLIFLLGNELESL; this is encoded by the coding sequence ATGAATGAAATTCTCCCTTTATCAATTGGACTTAGTTTGGTCATCAGTTTAATTTTTTCTGAGTTGTTTGGCATCTTGGGAACTGGTTTAGTCGTTCCTGGTTATCTTGCTTTGTCATTGAATCATCCAAAAAACATAGCACTCACTTTCCTCATCGCATTTTTATCTTTCATTTGTGTTGAGATACTTTCCAATTTTTTACTTATCTTTGGAAAAAGAAAAATCGTCTTTATTTTGTTATTTGGCTATTTTTTTGGATATTTACTTAATTATCAAATTTTACCTGAAATCGATTTAAATTATTTATCTGAAGTAAGAGGGATTGGATTTATCATTCCTGGACTAATCGCTGTTTGGTATGAAAGGCAAGGTGTTTTGGAAACTACTTCAGTATTGATACTTGCTGCTATTTTTGTGAAAATCCTTTTAATTTTTCTATTGGGAAATGAATTAGAAAGCCTATGA
- the pgsW gene encoding poly-gamma-glutamate system protein, producing MTKIYWSPWKHSRIALFLLAILGILGLLLIESCKVKKEQPYFKKKLHAAKLAERGFQILKPELLKHKKPDYKEFDPTNSGLIGEFLTPVTSNSGSLPAKQTSINPNFAAVMVQFFKKAKVEEGDTVAVAISGSFPALNICLFAALETLKLKPIIISSASASQFGANHPQMLWLDMEKELESSGIFSFRSSYASLGGIQDKAAGTSKEGKELLLRALQRNKVKLLDPNHFDDSIEKRMKFYDELSQGKPIKLFINVGGGTTILGTSLGKQVFKNGLITDLPEEVHIPNSVIKSFLEREIHVINFIQIESLARKFGLPLSPKKIPKPGEGKVFYSEEYNPYLYVSVFFFLLVGLYGVTRLGWGENEEDRYLPKTLRSR from the coding sequence ATGACAAAAATTTATTGGTCACCTTGGAAACACTCTCGTATTGCTTTGTTTCTACTTGCAATCCTTGGTATTTTGGGTTTACTTCTCATAGAATCTTGTAAGGTAAAAAAAGAACAACCTTACTTCAAAAAAAAGTTACATGCTGCAAAACTAGCTGAGCGTGGATTTCAAATTCTAAAACCTGAACTCTTAAAACATAAAAAACCAGATTACAAAGAATTTGATCCAACTAATTCAGGGCTCATCGGTGAATTCCTAACACCTGTTACAAGTAATAGTGGTTCATTACCTGCAAAACAAACTTCCATCAATCCTAATTTTGCTGCTGTGATGGTTCAATTTTTTAAAAAAGCAAAAGTAGAAGAAGGAGATACTGTTGCTGTTGCCATCTCTGGTTCTTTTCCAGCATTAAACATTTGTTTGTTTGCAGCATTAGAGACTCTAAAACTAAAACCAATTATCATCTCCAGTGCCTCTGCCTCACAATTTGGAGCCAATCATCCACAGATGTTGTGGTTAGATATGGAAAAAGAATTAGAATCTTCAGGGATATTTTCATTTCGTTCTAGTTACGCATCTCTTGGAGGAATCCAAGACAAAGCAGCAGGTACTTCCAAAGAAGGAAAAGAACTTCTATTACGTGCGCTACAACGTAATAAAGTCAAGTTACTAGATCCAAATCATTTTGATGATTCTATCGAAAAAAGAATGAAATTTTATGACGAACTTTCCCAAGGAAAACCGATCAAACTTTTTATCAATGTGGGAGGGGGAACTACCATCCTTGGAACTAGCTTAGGCAAACAAGTGTTTAAAAACGGACTCATCACCGATCTACCAGAGGAAGTTCACATTCCCAATTCCGTGATCAAATCATTTTTAGAAAGAGAAATCCATGTCATCAATTTCATCCAAATCGAATCACTCGCAAGGAAGTTTGGACTTCCGTTGTCTCCGAAAAAAATACCCAAACCAGGAGAAGGGAAAGTATTTTATTCGGAAGAATACAATCCCTATCTTTATGTTTCCGTTTTCTTTTTTTTGCTCGTTGGTTTGTATGGTGTCACTAGATTGGGATGGGGTGAAAACGAAGAAGATCGTTACCTACCCAAAACACTGCGATCTAGGTAA
- a CDS encoding LIC_12238 family plasminogen-binding lipoprotein, producing the protein MRQNSSKKLLFPIPFPKFLHHSLKQILFTLLLLLLIQCGVPKGEFGWTTTKMEEMDILEQHIQTITDYKMMRDDLIFSPTDTIHYVYQFSRNPGLETDFHISLNRYELDFVEIDIKKKRVEPDTLAIRDEFSLLRTGEYLIKIVYEGDTVDEVKFRVLPVEGYTQENLEQELAGDQTDEIIKYSR; encoded by the coding sequence ATGAGACAGAATTCGTCCAAGAAATTACTTTTTCCTATTCCGTTTCCTAAATTTTTACATCATTCTCTAAAACAAATTCTATTCACATTACTGTTGTTACTTTTAATTCAATGTGGTGTACCCAAAGGGGAATTTGGATGGACGACAACCAAAATGGAAGAGATGGACATCTTAGAACAACATATCCAAACCATCACTGATTACAAAATGATGAGAGATGATCTCATTTTTTCACCAACCGATACGATTCATTATGTTTACCAATTTTCAAGAAATCCTGGTTTAGAAACAGATTTCCATATTTCACTCAACCGTTATGAATTGGATTTTGTTGAAATTGATATCAAAAAGAAAAGGGTAGAACCAGATACACTTGCCATTCGAGATGAATTTTCCCTATTACGAACTGGTGAGTACTTGATTAAAATTGTATATGAAGGTGATACCGTAGATGAAGTAAAGTTTCGCGTTTTGCCAGTTGAAGGTTATACACAAGAAAACCTTGAACAAGAATTAGCCGGCGATCAAACAGATGAAATTATTAAATACTCTCGTTGA
- a CDS encoding response regulator — MLDRIWLPRGILFPYLFTNFVLFIFVSIAFAYYTASERNIDAAEENRHKSLQIANELRHSSDQLTNLVRLFAIQKEPKYKTYFQRILEIRNGERPRPENYDYAYWDLVIADELPPPKEEGEKISIYDAMEQANFIESDFKLLSLSKEKSDELTKIEFESMAMIESELKTGKSNPKAIHILFDDHYLQCKAEIMKPINDLYHQLDDRTSQAITDAKEKVFFLRSILIFSGIIFGISLYLTHRSLVSIMGGSVDEVLRRISLLGEGKFTGEILPNDDKNSILNNLNTTQKRLQELYEEKEMASRAKSEFLASMSHEIRTPLNGVIGITQILFKTNLDEEQKSYIKTIADAGKALLNILNDILDFSKIDAGKLTIEKITFHLKELVKEIFDLFLIETKTKHLEFTYSIGEDVPEVIISDPSRIRQILFNLIGNAIKFTESGFVMLHIQKRNEFLFFAIKDSGIGISHNKLSSLFQTFSQVDTSTSRRYGGTGLGLAISERLVKLLDGTIGVESVEGVGSTFWCLLPFSIPKKQDSNLVLNYVKNPNVNIQSSIQTDPKLTQKIHEINPSDKTNSQPFVDQRFLVVEDNVLNQKVIGGLLKKQDISFDLAENGKVAVELFQKNHYDLILMDCEMPVMDGFEATLKIRELETSKEKQSIIIAVTAHVLNEHRQRCYEVGMDGFISKPFYIEDLLQTYKNIVNSKRAKEGSFE, encoded by the coding sequence ATGTTGGACAGAATTTGGTTACCGAGAGGAATATTGTTTCCCTATCTTTTTACCAATTTTGTTTTATTCATTTTTGTCTCAATTGCCTTTGCTTATTACACTGCAAGTGAACGAAATATTGACGCGGCGGAAGAAAACAGACATAAATCTTTGCAAATTGCAAATGAGCTTCGACATTCCTCAGACCAACTAACAAATTTAGTACGGTTGTTTGCAATCCAAAAAGAGCCCAAATATAAAACGTATTTCCAACGAATTCTCGAAATTCGAAATGGTGAAAGACCAAGACCCGAAAATTATGATTATGCATATTGGGACCTAGTCATTGCTGATGAATTACCTCCACCAAAAGAAGAAGGGGAAAAAATCAGTATCTATGATGCCATGGAGCAGGCAAATTTTATAGAATCAGATTTTAAATTACTCTCATTATCCAAAGAAAAATCAGATGAACTTACAAAAATAGAATTTGAGTCTATGGCAATGATTGAAAGTGAATTGAAAACTGGGAAATCCAATCCCAAAGCAATTCATATTTTATTTGATGATCATTATCTCCAATGCAAGGCAGAAATCATGAAACCAATCAATGATTTGTACCACCAATTGGATGATAGGACATCACAAGCAATCACCGATGCAAAAGAAAAAGTGTTTTTCCTAAGATCTATTTTAATCTTTTCAGGTATAATTTTTGGAATTAGTTTGTATTTAACTCATAGATCCTTGGTGTCCATTATGGGAGGGAGTGTTGACGAAGTACTGAGACGTATTTCTTTACTAGGTGAAGGAAAGTTTACTGGAGAAATCCTTCCAAACGATGATAAAAACTCAATTCTTAACAATTTGAATACGACTCAAAAAAGATTACAAGAGTTATATGAAGAAAAAGAGATGGCTAGTCGAGCCAAATCAGAATTTTTAGCTTCGATGAGTCACGAGATCAGAACTCCTCTCAATGGAGTGATTGGCATAACGCAAATTTTATTTAAAACCAATTTGGACGAAGAACAAAAGTCATATATCAAAACGATTGCAGATGCTGGAAAGGCGCTATTAAACATTTTAAATGATATACTAGACTTTTCCAAAATTGATGCAGGTAAGTTAACAATTGAAAAAATTACGTTTCATTTAAAAGAATTAGTCAAAGAAATCTTTGATTTATTTTTGATCGAAACAAAAACAAAACATTTAGAATTCACCTATTCTATAGGCGAGGATGTGCCAGAGGTGATCATTTCTGACCCTAGTAGAATTCGCCAAATCCTATTTAATTTAATAGGGAATGCTATCAAATTCACTGAGTCTGGATTTGTAATGTTACATATCCAAAAAAGGAATGAATTCCTTTTCTTTGCAATCAAAGATTCTGGCATTGGAATTTCTCATAACAAATTATCCTCCTTATTCCAAACATTTTCTCAAGTGGACACTTCCACCTCACGCAGGTATGGTGGAACAGGCTTGGGTTTAGCGATTTCGGAACGATTGGTGAAACTTTTAGATGGAACCATTGGTGTCGAGAGTGTGGAAGGAGTGGGTAGTACATTTTGGTGTTTATTACCTTTCTCTATCCCAAAGAAACAAGATTCCAATCTTGTACTAAATTATGTTAAAAATCCGAATGTGAATATACAGTCTTCTATTCAAACAGATCCCAAGTTAACGCAAAAGATTCACGAAATCAATCCATCAGATAAAACCAACTCTCAACCTTTTGTAGACCAAAGATTTCTTGTAGTTGAGGACAATGTTTTGAATCAAAAAGTGATTGGTGGTTTACTCAAAAAACAAGATATCTCCTTTGATTTGGCAGAAAATGGAAAAGTTGCAGTGGAGTTGTTTCAAAAAAATCATTATGATTTGATCTTAATGGATTGTGAAATGCCTGTGATGGATGGATTTGAAGCTACACTGAAAATTAGAGAATTGGAAACATCCAAAGAAAAACAATCCATCATCATCGCGGTCACAGCACATGTATTAAACGAACATAGGCAAAGGTGTTATGAAGTGGGAATGGATGGATTTATCAGCAAACCGTTTTACATCGAAGATTTGTTGCAGACATACAAAAATATAGTGAATAGTAAAAGAGCAAAAGAAGGATCATTCGAATGA
- a CDS encoding phosphate signaling complex PhoU family protein — translation MISKFYYLRKNLYSMAELVLEQVILLSEALEADDYELALKIVERDDLIDDLEKENDNLSQNAILEAVSNRNILGMGDVDNDIVLKKDPLRFALSAIRITRNMERMGDQVVNCADVFRHKTIRKGLFKNEEPMTLILSRVTTLAGMAIESLVEEKERFMGSVNSLEDELNALCDQAFQKYRAVPDMEKQEFADVYRIILALERLGDYAVNVAEELVRLNTGKDIRHLENVKSKSALYQ, via the coding sequence ATCATCTCAAAATTTTATTACTTACGAAAAAACTTATACTCCATGGCCGAACTTGTTTTGGAACAAGTGATCCTTCTTAGTGAAGCCTTGGAAGCTGACGATTATGAACTGGCACTTAAAATTGTCGAACGAGATGACCTAATCGATGATTTAGAAAAAGAAAATGATAACCTTTCCCAAAATGCCATCTTAGAAGCGGTGAGTAACCGAAATATCCTGGGGATGGGAGATGTGGACAATGATATTGTTTTGAAAAAAGATCCACTCAGGTTTGCTCTTTCTGCGATTCGGATCACAAGGAATATGGAACGAATGGGAGACCAAGTAGTGAATTGTGCGGATGTGTTCCGTCATAAAACCATTCGCAAAGGTCTTTTTAAAAATGAAGAACCGATGACATTGATTTTGTCACGAGTCACTACACTTGCAGGCATGGCGATAGAATCCCTTGTGGAAGAAAAAGAAAGGTTTATGGGAAGTGTGAATTCTTTAGAAGACGAACTCAATGCCCTTTGTGACCAAGCCTTCCAAAAATATAGAGCCGTTCCTGATATGGAAAAACAAGAATTTGCCGATGTGTATCGAATTATTCTCGCATTAGAGAGATTAGGTGATTATGCGGTGAATGTTGCTGAGGAACTTGTTCGTCTCAATACGGGTAAAGACATACGCCATTTGGAAAATGTAAAATCGAAATCGGCTTTATATCAGTAA
- a CDS encoding chemotaxis protein CheW → MAKETSQANQFIHEQYIIFNLGDEEYAIPITIVEEIVKITNLIRVPQSKSYFAGIMDIRGKVVRMIDLAKRLNIKNVSETADRAIVINVSGKSIGVIVDKVSHVVHFPANQVDPPPPSVKGISSRYITGVGKKDNRFIILIDIEKILTVEEITELATV, encoded by the coding sequence ATGGCAAAAGAAACATCCCAAGCAAACCAATTCATTCATGAACAATATATAATTTTCAATTTGGGCGATGAAGAGTATGCCATCCCCATCACAATTGTAGAAGAAATTGTTAAGATCACAAACCTAATCCGTGTTCCACAATCCAAAAGTTATTTTGCAGGGATCATGGACATCCGAGGTAAAGTCGTCAGGATGATTGATCTTGCCAAACGTTTGAATATCAAAAATGTTTCAGAGACCGCTGACCGTGCCATTGTCATCAATGTATCTGGCAAATCGATTGGTGTCATCGTAGACAAGGTGTCACATGTTGTGCATTTTCCAGCTAACCAAGTGGATCCACCTCCACCTTCTGTCAAAGGAATCTCCTCTCGTTACATTACAGGTGTTGGTAAAAAAGACAATCGGTTCATCATTCTCATCGATATTGAAAAAATTCTCACAGTGGAAGAAATTACCGAGTTAGCTACCGTCTAA
- a CDS encoding mannose-1-phosphate guanylyltransferase — MAKLPKETPVVLIMAGGKGERFWPRSRTNSPKQLQKVYSNKTLLKETIDRALTITSLDRIYIGTNATLKAEILKKDPKFPSGNFIIEPEGKNTAPIIALSALYFQKKYGNPNLIVLSADAFIDPIKEFTKTIEAALYETANGMVLLGVKPNRPEVGYGYISTGKPTDVGYTVKAFFEKPDFKTALKYIKKKNFYWNPGIFLFRTETILSELERHAPHILGPLKNGFPFKNFGDLKTAFQMLPSEAIDTAIMEKSNRIRMVEATFNWDDVGSWMSLERILPGDKEKNHHQGKEVLYHKASGNISSVQKELIAFLGVKDLIVVEEPDVLLVTSRDGVGEIKAMLSNMRKNKVLQKYLD, encoded by the coding sequence ATGGCTAAATTACCGAAAGAAACCCCTGTGGTTCTGATTATGGCGGGAGGAAAGGGGGAGAGGTTTTGGCCTCGTTCCCGCACGAATTCCCCAAAACAACTCCAGAAAGTTTATTCCAATAAAACTTTACTCAAAGAGACAATTGACCGTGCCTTAACCATTACGTCTTTGGATCGTATTTACATCGGGACCAATGCCACTCTTAAGGCAGAGATCCTCAAAAAAGATCCCAAATTTCCTTCCGGAAATTTCATCATCGAACCAGAAGGAAAAAATACAGCCCCTATCATTGCTCTTTCGGCTCTTTACTTTCAAAAAAAATACGGAAACCCGAATCTTATTGTTTTGTCTGCTGATGCATTCATTGATCCCATCAAAGAATTCACAAAAACCATTGAGGCAGCTCTTTACGAAACGGCCAATGGGATGGTTTTACTTGGGGTCAAACCAAACCGACCCGAAGTTGGGTATGGTTACATCAGCACTGGTAAGCCAACTGATGTTGGTTATACGGTGAAAGCCTTCTTTGAAAAACCTGATTTCAAAACAGCACTCAAATACATCAAAAAAAAGAATTTTTATTGGAATCCAGGGATTTTCCTTTTCCGAACGGAAACCATTCTGTCTGAACTCGAGCGCCATGCCCCACATATCCTTGGTCCATTAAAAAATGGATTTCCATTTAAGAACTTTGGGGATTTAAAAACTGCATTCCAAATGTTACCTTCTGAAGCCATCGACACTGCCATCATGGAAAAGTCGAATCGTATTCGTATGGTGGAAGCAACCTTCAATTGGGATGATGTTGGTTCATGGATGTCTCTTGAACGAATTTTACCTGGAGACAAAGAGAAAAACCACCACCAAGGAAAAGAAGTTCTCTACCACAAAGCATCAGGGAATATTTCATCCGTTCAAAAAGAGTTAATAGCGTTTCTTGGTGTGAAAGATCTCATCGTTGTGGAAGAACCAGACGTACTCCTTGTGACTTCAAGAGATGGTGTAGGTGAGATCAAAGCAATGTTATCCAATATGCGGAAAAATAAAGTTTTACAAAAGTACCTCGACTAG
- the hfq gene encoding RNA chaperone Hfq, with translation MSAKNNIQDQLLNTARKEKIDLTIYLLNGVPLKGKVVSFDNFTIILENENKQNLVYKHAISTIIPAKPIKLHSEETPKEAGGV, from the coding sequence ATGTCGGCAAAAAATAACATCCAAGACCAACTTTTAAACACAGCAAGAAAAGAGAAAATCGATCTCACCATCTACCTGTTAAATGGAGTGCCATTAAAAGGAAAGGTTGTCAGTTTTGACAATTTCACAATCATTTTAGAGAATGAAAACAAACAGAATTTGGTATACAAACATGCCATTTCGACCATCATCCCTGCAAAACCAATCAAACTTCATAGCGAAGAAACTCCCAAGGAAGCAGGTGGGGTTTAA
- the miaA gene encoding tRNA (adenosine(37)-N6)-dimethylallyltransferase MiaA yields the protein MILPILGGATGSGKTSLTQSLDPKRFEIVSFDSRQVYRDLPVGTTAPTPEESSTIKHWLIGFLNANETINANQFSLMARDAISDIQSRGKIPFLIGGTGFYLRAFLLGMFPVPNVPKETKEYVLGLPLDEARLMLQQKDPKAMETLSYQDGYRIKRALEVVLTGVLWSDVSKETVGGFLKDNPDIKLVGHWLDWPREILYNRINTRVEQIVGGMIEETKEVVSKYGPDCPGLRTLGYNFALAFLNGMIDINTFIEQLAQSHRNYAKRQITWFKKEPFLSPISYDAAVQLYTNIEQR from the coding sequence GTGATCCTTCCCATCCTTGGTGGAGCTACCGGTTCTGGAAAAACCTCACTCACCCAATCACTCGACCCAAAACGTTTTGAAATTGTTTCTTTTGACTCTCGCCAAGTCTACCGGGACCTCCCGGTAGGCACAACGGCACCCACTCCCGAAGAATCCTCTACCATCAAACATTGGCTGATTGGTTTTTTAAATGCCAACGAAACCATCAATGCCAACCAGTTTTCCCTTATGGCAAGAGATGCCATTTCGGACATCCAAAGTAGAGGGAAAATTCCCTTTCTCATTGGAGGGACTGGTTTTTACCTAAGAGCATTTCTTTTGGGGATGTTTCCCGTACCAAACGTACCCAAAGAAACGAAAGAGTATGTATTGGGACTTCCGCTTGACGAGGCGAGGTTGATGCTCCAACAAAAAGACCCTAAGGCGATGGAAACTTTATCCTACCAAGACGGATATCGCATCAAACGTGCGTTGGAAGTTGTACTCACAGGAGTTTTGTGGTCGGATGTTTCTAAAGAAACTGTAGGAGGGTTTTTAAAGGACAACCCAGATATAAAACTAGTTGGTCATTGGTTGGATTGGCCAAGGGAAATTCTGTACAATCGAATCAACACTCGAGTGGAACAAATCGTCGGTGGTATGATAGAAGAAACGAAAGAAGTTGTTTCTAAATATGGACCAGACTGCCCAGGGTTACGAACCTTAGGTTACAATTTTGCGCTTGCATTCCTAAATGGAATGATAGACATTAATACATTCATTGAACAGCTGGCGCAAAGTCACAGAAATTATGCGAAAAGGCAAATTACTTGGTTCAAAAAAGAACCTTTCCTTTCGCCCATTTCTTATGATGCCGCTGTCCAATTGTATACAAATATAGAACAAAGATAG
- a CDS encoding FYDLN acid domain-containing protein — MVAKKAAKKQAPPKKKVVAKEKPSKDAKSSSPKEDKKKTVVGSKAPATKGKVVPAPKTAAASKEKPNPQTKAPAVKIDPNNPLGKKFNCYSCGTKFYDLNKPEKKCPKCGADQLAKPAIKSRMAAIRSSEYEVEEEEEPVIEDDELLEETEELEETEEEEVVAEEEE; from the coding sequence ATGGTCGCAAAAAAAGCAGCAAAGAAGCAGGCTCCACCCAAAAAAAAGGTCGTAGCCAAGGAAAAACCGAGTAAGGACGCCAAGTCCTCTTCCCCGAAGGAAGATAAAAAAAAGACCGTAGTTGGGTCTAAAGCCCCTGCTACCAAGGGGAAAGTTGTACCAGCTCCAAAAACTGCCGCAGCATCCAAGGAGAAACCCAACCCACAAACCAAAGCGCCTGCCGTAAAAATTGATCCAAACAATCCTCTCGGAAAGAAGTTCAATTGTTACTCTTGCGGAACGAAGTTTTATGATTTGAACAAACCTGAAAAAAAATGCCCGAAATGTGGAGCTGACCAACTGGCAAAACCAGCGATCAAATCCCGTATGGCAGCCATTCGTAGCTCTGAATACGAAGTGGAAGAAGAGGAAGAGCCAGTCATTGAAGATGATGAACTCTTAGAAGAAACGGAAGAATTGGAAGAGACCGAAGAAGAGGAGGTCGTTGCCGAGGAAGAGGAGTGA
- a CDS encoding pyridoxine 5'-phosphate synthase: MTQLSVNVNKIATLRNSRGGSLPNVLKLSELILDSGAHGITVHPRSDERHITKQDVFELKDFLRTYNEKITKLGFSKKEYNIEGEPSERFVDLVLKAKPDQATLVPVKPGEITSDHGFDFRDPNTFTTLKPIVEVFRKQGIRVSLFMETDFSVYDQVVALGAERIELYTGPFAEAYDSSIEEGKKIFINYQKAAIEANKLGLAVNAGHDLDTNNLQIFAKLPHLEEVSIGHRLMAQSLVDGLEKTVKEYLKVLSQGNEF, from the coding sequence ATGACCCAATTAAGTGTCAATGTCAATAAGATCGCCACTCTCCGCAATTCGCGCGGGGGATCCCTCCCCAATGTCCTAAAATTATCAGAGTTAATCTTAGATTCCGGTGCCCATGGAATCACAGTCCATCCTCGTTCGGATGAAAGGCATATCACCAAACAAGATGTATTCGAATTAAAGGATTTTTTACGAACTTACAACGAAAAAATTACTAAATTAGGATTTTCTAAAAAAGAATACAATATCGAAGGTGAACCAAGTGAACGCTTTGTGGATCTCGTACTGAAAGCAAAACCAGACCAAGCCACACTTGTCCCCGTAAAACCGGGGGAAATCACTTCGGACCATGGATTTGATTTTCGTGATCCGAACACATTTACCACACTCAAACCAATTGTAGAGGTATTTCGAAAACAAGGCATTCGAGTTTCTCTTTTTATGGAAACAGATTTTAGTGTTTATGACCAAGTGGTAGCGCTTGGAGCCGAACGAATTGAACTTTATACAGGTCCTTTCGCAGAGGCATATGATTCATCCATTGAAGAAGGAAAAAAGATTTTTATCAATTACCAAAAAGCGGCGATAGAAGCAAACAAACTTGGATTAGCTGTGAATGCTGGTCATGATTTAGATACAAATAACTTACAAATCTTTGCAAAACTCCCTCACTTGGAGGAAGTTTCCATTGGGCACCGATTGATGGCCCAAAGTTTAGTAGATGGATTGGAAAAAACGGTAAAGGAGTATCTCAAAGTTCTTTCGCAAGGGAACGAATTTTGA